From Staphylococcus sp. IVB6214:
TTCCTTTTATCACCGTATTATTAGATTCGGTTGCACCACTCGTAAAAATAATTTCGCTCGGTTCTGCATTTATTATTTTGGCAACATCACGTCGTGCAGAATCTAAATAATGGCGTGCATCTCTTCCTTGCGTATGAATTGAAGATGGGTTACCATAATGCGTTTGATAAATGCGCATCATAGACTCAATTACTTGTGGTTTCACTGGTGTAGTCGCTGCATAATCTGCATAAATCGCCATTTAACGACAGTCCTTTCTGATAATCAATGGTCCTATTTTAGCATTGCCTTTTTTAATTTGCTAGTAGTCTGTTTCTGACTCTCCATTTCAATCACTTCTATTGTATGACGAACAAGGATGAACTGCAACGAAACGCTGTAAGCAATTTTGAAGATATGAAATAAAACAGGTGCTATACTAACGTCAGAAAAGGAGTGTATTGCATCATGAAAAAGATTCGTTATTCCGCATTAAACCTTGTTCCAATCAGAGAAGGTTCCAACGAACGAGAAGCTATTGATGAAATGGTACAATTAGCACAATCATTAGAAGAGAAGTCATATGAACGCTATTGGATTGCAGAACATCACAACGCCCCAACGTTAGTGAGCTCTGCAACATCAATCCTCATTCAACATACATTGTCACATACGAACACGTTACGTGTTGGTTCAGGTGGTATTATGTTACCAAACCACGCCCCACTCGTTGTGGCAGAACAGTTTGGCACTTTACATCAAATATACGGTGACCGCCTTGATATCGGATTAGGACGTGCGCCAGGTACTGACATGGCAACAGCCAATGCGTTACGTCGTGACAAACATGATGGTGTGTATCAATTCCCTGAAGAAGTGAAACAACTCATTCATTACATGGGTCCTGATACAAAACAAGGATACGTCAAAGCCATCCCAGCTGTTGGTTCAGAAATCCCTGTCTATGTTTTAGGTTCATCAACTGACTCTGCGCATCTTGCAGCACGTGAAGGCTTACCTTATGTATTCGCAGGTCACTTTGCACCACAACAAATGAAAGAAGCTTTAGCTATTTATCGTGAACTTTTTGAGCCATCTGAGTATCTTGACAGCCCATACGTTATGGTTGGTTTAAACGTTATTATGGCAGAGACACATGATGAAGCTTTATATTTAGCTACAACACAAGCACAAATGTTTACAGGTATTACTAGAGGGCGCATGCAAAAAATGCAACCACCTGTGAAAGACTTAAACAGTGTTATGTCACCACAAGAAGTTGCAATGGCAGATGCACGTATTCAACAATCATTAGTTGGCGATAAAGCCGCTGTTAAACAGCAGATTAAAGATTTTGTAAACTATTATGGCGAAATAGATGAAATCATGGGTGTCAGCTACATCTATGATAAAGAAAAACAAACGCTATCTTATCAGTATTTTAAGGAAGTATTAGATGAACTAAATGAAGAAATTGAATAATATATAATTAAGCATCCATCTGACTTATATAAAACGATTTGGATGCTTAATCAA
This genomic window contains:
- a CDS encoding LLM class flavin-dependent oxidoreductase; this translates as MKKIRYSALNLVPIREGSNEREAIDEMVQLAQSLEEKSYERYWIAEHHNAPTLVSSATSILIQHTLSHTNTLRVGSGGIMLPNHAPLVVAEQFGTLHQIYGDRLDIGLGRAPGTDMATANALRRDKHDGVYQFPEEVKQLIHYMGPDTKQGYVKAIPAVGSEIPVYVLGSSTDSAHLAAREGLPYVFAGHFAPQQMKEALAIYRELFEPSEYLDSPYVMVGLNVIMAETHDEALYLATTQAQMFTGITRGRMQKMQPPVKDLNSVMSPQEVAMADARIQQSLVGDKAAVKQQIKDFVNYYGEIDEIMGVSYIYDKEKQTLSYQYFKEVLDELNEEIE